In Capsicum annuum cultivar UCD-10X-F1 chromosome 11, UCD10Xv1.1, whole genome shotgun sequence, one genomic interval encodes:
- the LOC107847720 gene encoding vignain has translation MQECDVAFALYNTSITNIYYPHIIALIIFKLILIISVSPFPVFIREMEVGKIFLIFLLLAMVFGLVNGLEFTEKDIASEESLWDLYQRWRSDHTLSRDLTEKQKRFNVFKTNVMHIHKVNKMGRPYKLKLNKFADMTNHEFRNFYSSKVKHFRMLHGSRPITGFMHEKADNLPTSVDWRKKGAVTGVKDQGQCGSCWAFSAIVGVEGINKIKTGKLVSLSEQELVDCEKDNEGCNGGLMENAYEFIKKNGGVTTERIYPYSARDSHCDSSKRNSPVVNIDGHEMVPENDEDALMKAVANQPVSVAIDASGSDLQFYSEGVFNGNCGTELDHGVAVVGYGATHDGTKYWIVKNSWGTGWGEQGYFRMQRGIDAKEGLCGITMEASYPVKLSPDNPKPAPSTDEL, from the exons ATGCAAGAGTGTGATGTAGCCTTTGCTCTATATAATACTAGCATTACTAACATATATTATCCTCATATCATAGCTTTAATAATCTTTAAACTTATATTGATTATTTCGGTTTCACCTTTTCCAGTTTTTATCAGAGAGATGGAGGTAGggaagattttcttgatttttcttttgttggCTATGGTATTTGGGCTAGTTAATGGTTTGGAGTTCACTGAAAAAGACATTGCATCTGAAGAGAGCTTATGGGATTTGTACCAAAGATGGAGGAGCGATCATACTCTTTCTCGAGACCTAACCGAGAAACAAAAACGTTTCAATGTGTTCAAGACGAATGTGATGCACATTCACAAGGTGAACAAGATGGGCAGACCTTATAAGTTGAAACTCAACAAGTTCGCTGATATGACCAACCATGAATTCAGAAATTTCTACAGCTCTAAGGTAAAACACTTCAGAATGCTCCATGGTAGCCGGCCTATTACTGGATTTATGCACGAGAAAGCTGATAATCTGCCAACATCTGTCGATTGGAGAAAGAAAGGAGCTGTTACTGGTGTAAAGGATCAAGGACAATGCG GTAGCTGTTGGGCATTTTCTGCAATAGTTGGGGTTGAGGGAATAAACAAAATCAAGACAGGCAAACTTGTTTCACTGTCTGAACAAGAGCTAGTTGACTGTGAAAAGGATAATGAAGGATGCAATGGAGGATTAATGGAAAATGCCTATGAATTCATCAAGAAAAATGGAGGAGTAACAACTGAGAGGATATATCCTTACAGCGCCAGAGACAGTCACTGCGATTCTTCAAAG AGGAATTCCCCTGTGGTTAATATCGATGGACATGAAATGGTACCTGAAAACGACGAGGATGCTTTGATGAAAGCTGTTGCCAACCAACCAGTATCTGTTGCTATAGATGCTAGTGGTTCTGATCTGCAATTTTACTCTGAg GGGGTGTTCAATGGAAATTGTGGTACAGAACTAGACCATGGAGTAGCAGTTGTGGGCTATGGAGCAACTCATGATGGGACAAAGTACTGGATAGTGAAGAACTCATGGGGGACTGGATGGGGAGAACAAGGTTACTTTCGAATGCAACGAGGCATCGATGCCAAAGAGGGACTCTGTGGCATAACCATGGAAGCTTCATATCCAGTCAAGTTATCCCCAGACAATCCCAAACCAGCTCCCTCTACGGATGAACTCTAG
- the LOC107847721 gene encoding uncharacterized protein LOC107847721, with translation MVKVATFFAMSLGAFAFWQTMDKIHVWIALHQDEKQERMEKEAEIRRIRAELIRENKERESLA, from the exons ATGGTGAAAGTGGCGACATTCTTTGCTATGTCACTAGGAGCTTTCGCTTTCTGGCAAACAATGGACAAAATCCATGTCTGGATCGCTCTCCATCAGGATGAAAAG CAAGAGAGAATGGAGAAGGAAGCAGAGATCAGAAGAATAAGAGCAGAGCTAATCAGAGAAAACAAAGAGCGGGAGTCTCTTGCCTAA